A stretch of DNA from Brachyspira sp. SAP_772:
ATCCATTGAAGAGATAGAAACATTAAAAAAAGAATACGGATTAAAAACACTAAAAGATATAGTAAAGAAGACAAAAGCAGGYACAGCTTGCGGAGGATGCAGAAATCGCTTAAAGGAGCTATTTAAAGATAATTTAAGATAAAAACATTATAATTC
This window harbors:
- a CDS encoding (2Fe-2S)-binding protein, which codes for MIKEENKYICKCKELSIEEIETLKKEYGLKTLKDIVKKTKAGTACGGCRNRLKELFKDNLR